A portion of the Sabethes cyaneus chromosome 3, idSabCyanKW18_F2, whole genome shotgun sequence genome contains these proteins:
- the LOC128741418 gene encoding LOW QUALITY PROTEIN: WASH complex subunit 2 (The sequence of the model RefSeq protein was modified relative to this genomic sequence to represent the inferred CDS: inserted 2 bases in 1 codon), which translates to MGITPDDLRRKIPDWSLESDGLLLQYMVQISKNLESKCVKTQENLNQLSLDLGESQIRFANASNNFNGVQQVKYVENRVKDDDESFYSVREEATETGEKYSHADIFKMSVQRSITNMYKCFEKVTVQLDSDSDSDDDVNDAEVKARNTVLRAIQKYPYINRPLPCVIGSREWKEKWHAGLIDSEEESETECKEQYSDSSDSERIFPSQTNSNHTPSESEGSVWGVHSDPRGRAASMDPSVSGEDTLSIHSTSSSIRPPGVKTLMQQNKVQVLPFGQQFRPPSLFPAQPPEDTISVSSSRSKIPNLFEESDNEDSTPIHRANAQPAITQPSYFRGNPSAERQMVNLFDDEPPSPVMDRATKSQQKKSVNLFIESEDEEDATNNNNQQSKIIDVGRNDSKETLRTKLPANLFVDGRERENQKVDMKTAGNIFDEVNNNPSDEEDLFVPVQKSINGSNDGRNIRRITNLFDDEPPVDDFDEIFKSKVIHKPVGGKLVLPVSPVPPKTIDVNDKKIVSDPKAGNPNTPRDGLRNKSGENTPSKSTEMQKKIATEIMAKKKINLFDDEEDNQDIFSTNATNEKKSTTVPKVNLFDDDDDDSFFFGGNASNPEVESKSKIVSAHQVGTGKPTTSIRSEILKKKSIFDSDSSDENDEDKYIESTVKTKSATTPNTKTQHFPETVQSASSVQHSTNGTQSQPITSMEESVNGSTKVENAANETNISSSEILPPVDQEFPKSLEISNEIDYYLTTNEISGNPVESAPAEVKSETENFLASTENESSTFGELVDAVITKCHDSESNMAQQKNNEQAIEPQTIGSDAHNAGHITLVPQTAEDHASVAKCALDFSSMGLFDDVPPPDDNLIEEARSSMVLDQSDDHGFYTGQTSSQTVISSSSTNCSRYLFMDDEGPPPDDMNLELAKDEVDDRPSVVQIAKNISNIVGNDDNSETNQGNKREKLKINKLSTKVNINVNALLPGSRRFPTTEAKVDDELIMGKNSSTKVLADXKTKTRFIQKKMPESDDSANKLVGLNKDRVRIQAKRRPSSRKHRKAHYEDTLQANSSMPTSIIQCQQDTQTEEVRVVVGSEMKSQHVEITTTDLVVNPLVSNQLKHQFSEQKLLVKDEDDALFDSRTIETKSVESVPKKPFSSLLPSTEVAKPTEVRPVAAKSKQTLSTSKLFSDSETDEDDLFGMLAKHVAIPKAIAPAVVSPKNTSQSIEKPPSMSTKAVPLKTNQSKSIFGDSDDENDYLFSKPSSSTNSQPTPVVASATKSAGKTTSNKNKSIFGSDDEDESNNLFGSQSKLKSVVASVATGSAGPSVQTKSLFSDDDDDDDDDLFGSKRKTTAKSTPSLAGVKKPDNNLTKKSTTLASNDPLADLFGS; encoded by the exons GGAATAACACCGGATGACTTGCGCAGGAAAATACCTGATTGGTCACTTGAAAGTGACGGTCTGCTCCTCCAATATATGGTGCAAATCTCTAAG AATCTGGAGAGCAAATGTGTAAAAactcaagaaaaccttaatcaGCTGTCGCTAGATTTAGGCGAAAGTCAAATTCGCTTTGCTAATGCATCGAACAACTTTAACGGAGTCCAGCAAGTGAAATATGTTGAAAATCGTGTAAAAGACGATGACGAAAGTTTTTACTCAGTACGTGAAGAAGCGACGGAAACAGGCGAGAAATACTCGCATGCAGATATTTTTAAAATGAGCGTTCAGCGGTCTATTACAAATATGTACAAGTGCTTCGAAAAAGTGACAGTGCAACTGGACAGTGATAGCGATAGTGATGATGACGTGAATGATGCAGAAGTTAAAGCACGAAATACAGTTCTTCGAGCGATTCAAAAGTATCCCTATATTAATAGACCGTTGCCATGTGTTATAGGATCACGAGAATGGAAGGAAAAATGGCATGCCGGATTAATTGACTCGGAAGAGGAATCCGAAACCGAATGCAAAGAGCAGTACTCCGATTCAAGTGATAGTGAACGAATATTTCCTTCGCAAACCAATAGCAACCATACACCATCAGAATCAGAGGGATCTGTTTGGGGAGTGCATTCAGATCCTAGAGGAAGAGCTGCATCGATGGACCCTAGTGTTTCAGGAGAAGACACGCTTTCGATTCATTCAACATCAAGTTCGATCAGGCCGCCAGGTGTTAAGACCTTAATGCAGCAAAACAAGGTCCAAGTGCTGCCTTTTGGGCAACAGTTTAGACCACCTTCATTGTTTCCTGCTCAACCACCTGAGGACACAATCAGTGTGTCATCAAGTAGATCGAAGATACCCAATTTGTTTGAAGAATCGGACAATGAAGATTCCACACCTATTCACCGAGCTAATGCACAGCCAGCAATAACCCAACCTTCTTACTTTAGAGGAAATCCATCGGCAGAAAGGCAAATGGTTAATTTATTCGATGATGAACCCCCTTCCCCGGTCATGGACCGTGCTACCAAATCTCAGCAAAAGAAATCTGTTAATTTGTTTATTGAAagtgaagatgaagaagacGCGACTAATAACAATAATCAACAATCGAAAATTATCGATGTTGGTCGAAACGATTCCAAGGAAACGCTTCGAACAAAACTACCTGCAAATCTTTTTGTTGATGGTCGTGAACGTGAGAACCAAAAAGTAGACATGAAAACTGCTGGCAATATATTTGACGAGGTCAATAATAATCCTTCTGATGAAGAAGATCTTTTCGTACCTGTGCAAAAATCTATCAATGGATCCAACGATGGACGCAACATTCGGAGGATTACGAATCTCTTCGATGATGAACCTCCCGTAGATGActttgatgaaatttttaagTCAAAAGTAATTCATAAACCAGTAGGTGGAAAACTTGTACTGCCTGTTTCACCAGTACCGCCAAAAACGATCGATGTTAACGATAAGAAAATTGTGTCCGATCCGAAGGCTGGAAATCCTAATACCCCCCGTGATGGGCTTCGTAACAAGTCCGGAGAGAACACACCGAGTAAATCAACTGAAATGCAGAAAAAGATTGCGACAGAAATTATGGCTAAAAAAAAGATTAATCTCTTTGACGATGAGGAAGATAATCAAGACATTTTTTCAACCAACGCGACGAATGAAAAGAAGTCTACGACTGTTCCTAAAGTTAATCTgttcgatgatgatgatgatgattcgtTTTTCTTTGGCGGGAATGCTAGTAACCCAGAAGTTGAAAGTAAATCAAAAATAGTGAGCGCCCACCAAGTGGGTACTGGTAAGCCGACCACAAGTATTCGTTCggaaatattaaagaaaaaatcaatttttgattcTGACTCTTCGGACGAAAATGACGAAGACAAATACATTGAAAGTACAGTTAAAACCAAGTCTGCGACGACTCCGAATACGAAAACACAACATTTTCCTGAAACTGTGCAATCGGCTTCTAGCGTGCAACATTCTACGAATGGCACACAAAGTCAGCCTATAACTTCTATGGAAGAATCAGTTAATGGCAGCACAAAAGTAGAAAatgcagcaaatgaaacaaacatTTCTTCATCAGAAATTTTGCCACCTGTTGATCAAGAATTTCCAAAAAGTTTGGAAATTTCGAATGAAATTGACTACTATCTTACCACCAATGAGATTTCTGGAAATCCTGTGGAATCGGCTCCAGCTGAGGTTAAATCCGAAACAGAAAACTTTCTAGCGTCGACTGAAAACGAATCTAGTACCTTTGGGGAACTTGTCGATGCAGTCATAACAAAATGTCACGATAGCGAAAGTAATATGGCTCAACAGAAAAACAACGAACAAGCGATAGAACCACAAACTATTGGCAGTGATGCTCATAATGCTGGCCATATAACATTAGTTCCGCAAACAGCTGAGGATCATGCCTCGGTAGCCAAATGTGCCTTAGACTTTAGCTCAATGGGATTGTTTGATGATGTTCCTCCTCCCGATGATAACCTTATCGAAGAGGCACGTTCTTCAATGGTCTTAGATCAGAGCGATGATCATGGTTTCTACACGGGGCAAACATCATCACAGACAGTCATTTCATCAAGCAGCACAAACTGTAGTCGATACCTATTCATGGACGACGAAGGCCCCCCGCCGGATGACATGAATTTGGAATTAGCAAAAGATGAAGTAGATGACCGACCGTCGGTAGTTCAAATCGCTAAAAACATTTCGAACATAGTTGGAAACGATGATAATAGTGAAACAAACCAAGGGAATAaacgagaaaagttgaaaataaacaaactgTCTACCAAAGTTAACATAAATGTAAACGCTTTGCTGCCAGGATCTCGAAGGTTTCCAACAACTGAAGCTAAAGTAGACGATGAACTAATAATGGGAAAAAATTCGTCAACAAAAGTGCTAGCTGA CAAAACGAAAACACgattcattcaaaaaaaaatgccTGAATCAGATGATAGTGCTAATAAATTGGTAGGACTAAACAAAGACCGTGTACGTATCCAAGCAAAACGAAGACCTTCATCACGAAAACACAGAAAAGCTCATTATGAAGACACTCTACAGGCAAATTCTAGTATGCCGACTTCTATTATTCAGTGTCAACAAGATACTCAGACCGAAGAAGTTCGTGTTGTGGTTGGTTCGGAAATGAAATCTCAGCACGTCGAAATAACAACAACCGATCTCGTGGTGAATCCGTTGGTATCCAATCAGCTAAAACACCAATTTTCCGAGCAGAAACTGTTAGTCAAAGATGAAGACGATGCACTATTTGATAGCCGGACTATCGAAACAAAATCAGTAGAATCTGTACCAAAGAAACCTTTTTCCTCGTTACTACCGTCGACCGAAGTAGCGAAACCGACGGAGGTCCGACCTGTGGCAGCTAAGTCCAAACAAACTCTTTCCACAAGTAAATTATTTTCCGATAGTGAAACCGATGAGGACGATCTATTTGGCATGTTAGCAAAACATGTTGCTATTCCAAAAGCCATTGCACCAGCAGTTGTCTCCCCAAAAAACACTTCACAGTCCATTGAAAAGCCACCTTCAATGTCAACAAAAGCAGTACCTCTAAAAACGAATCAATCGAAGTCAATTTTTGGCGATTCCgatgacgaaaatgattatCTGTTCTCAAAACCTAGTTCATCAACGAATTCTCAACCAACTCCGGTAGTTGCTAGTGCCACTAAATCCGCCGGAAAGACAACaagcaacaaaaacaaaagcatATTTGGATCTGATGACGAAGACGAAAGCAACAATTTATTTGGTTCGCAGTCGAAGCTCAAGTCCGTGGTTGCTTCAGTAGCGACGGGGAGTGCAGGACCGTCGGTACAAACCAAAAGTCTGTTtagcgacgatgacgacgatgatgatgatgatttgttTGGATCTAAACGTA AAACAACAGCAAAATCAACGCCATCGTTAGCTGGAGTCAAAAAACCTGAtaataatctaacaaaaaagtcAACTACGCTTGCTTCCAATGATCCTCTGGCAGATTTGTTTGGTTCGTGA